The Exiguobacterium acetylicum genome includes a window with the following:
- a CDS encoding DUF554 domain-containing protein: protein MVLTGTLVNTVLIIIGTLLGLMFHRIPERMKETVLQAIGLAVVVLGMQMGMKSTNFLIVIGSLVLGGAIGEWFRLDEKLDRMGAWLERKISRGRPSNIAEGFVTATLIFVIGAMGVLGALDGGLRQDHDVLYTKGLIDGFTALVLSSTLGIGVMFSAIPVFLYQGAIALSAVAITKFIPDAALQEFILEMTATGGVMIAAIGLNLAGITKIRVANLLPGIVIVAVIVTGLHLF from the coding sequence ATGGTTTTAACAGGTACCCTCGTCAATACCGTCCTGATCATCATCGGGACATTGCTAGGATTGATGTTCCACCGAATTCCGGAACGCATGAAGGAGACTGTCTTGCAAGCAATTGGACTTGCTGTCGTCGTGCTCGGGATGCAAATGGGGATGAAAAGTACGAACTTTTTGATTGTAATCGGTAGTCTCGTCCTTGGTGGTGCGATTGGGGAGTGGTTCCGGCTCGATGAGAAACTCGACCGGATGGGGGCGTGGCTCGAACGTAAGATCAGTCGCGGGCGTCCGTCGAACATCGCGGAAGGGTTCGTGACAGCGACGTTGATCTTCGTCATCGGCGCAATGGGAGTGTTAGGAGCCCTCGACGGTGGACTACGTCAAGATCACGACGTCCTTTATACGAAAGGATTGATTGACGGCTTTACGGCACTCGTCCTCAGTTCAACGCTTGGGATCGGTGTCATGTTCTCAGCGATTCCCGTCTTTCTCTATCAAGGAGCGATTGCACTGAGTGCCGTTGCGATCACGAAATTCATTCCGGACGCCGCACTGCAGGAATTCATCCTCGAGATGACAGCGACGGGTGGGGTAATGATTGCAGCAATCGGTCTCAATCTCGCTGGCATTACGAAGATTCGTGTTGCAAACTTGTTACCAGGAATCGTCATCGTTGCGGTCATCGTGACGGGCTTACATCTATTCTAA
- a CDS encoding NUDIX hydrolase has product MDRYTLCLIRHADSFLLVNRQKRPAMGMWNGVGGKIEPGETPEAAVIRETFEETGITLDSVTPKGIVRLHGEETSGMYLYLAELENRPFATPVMTVEGILDWKSLDWIVSDDNMGIISNLRHYLPVALSTDQPLLHDFHYDGHMITAYETHELIET; this is encoded by the coding sequence ATGGATCGTTATACACTTTGTTTAATCCGTCACGCGGACAGTTTTTTACTCGTCAATCGACAAAAGCGACCGGCGATGGGCATGTGGAACGGAGTCGGCGGTAAGATCGAACCGGGCGAGACACCGGAAGCTGCTGTCATCCGTGAGACGTTCGAAGAGACCGGCATCACGTTAGATTCAGTGACACCAAAAGGAATCGTCCGCTTACACGGGGAAGAGACGTCTGGGATGTATCTCTATCTCGCTGAACTAGAAAATCGTCCGTTTGCGACACCGGTTATGACGGTCGAAGGCATCCTCGATTGGAAATCGCTCGACTGGATTGTCAGTGATGATAACATGGGAATCATCAGCAATCTCCGGCATTACTTACCGGTCGCTCTATCAACGGATCAACCGCTATTGCACGACTTCCATTACGATGGACATATGATCACTGCATACGAGACACACGAACTGATAGAGACATAA
- a CDS encoding arylamine N-acetyltransferase family protein: MPWMKDLAQRIAYPLETITFDQLPSLLEAFAYHLPFENTTVLEKRMRPFTDARFIETFLTERRGGVCYDLNGLLHRVLLELNCPVRLVQATVYDQKSEAWSATGPTHVAIIWNETHLLDTGFGVNLPLVPVPLNGETVHSASGSYRISKGDVLEMLRTGQADFATGYRFDRETAITTDDLSKMEQIIQQSDASPFNKGRLVAMRTPSGQKTLTERTLRIEDTTTTELPVAGPAQFEMLYNTHFLGQE; encoded by the coding sequence ATGCCTTGGATGAAAGACTTAGCACAGCGGATTGCGTATCCGCTTGAGACGATTACATTTGATCAGTTACCGAGCTTACTGGAAGCCTTCGCCTACCATTTACCGTTCGAGAATACGACCGTGCTTGAAAAACGCATGCGTCCGTTTACCGATGCGCGTTTCATCGAAACATTCTTAACGGAGCGACGCGGCGGTGTCTGTTATGACTTGAATGGACTGCTACATCGTGTCCTTCTAGAACTGAACTGTCCTGTCCGACTCGTGCAAGCGACCGTCTATGATCAGAAATCAGAAGCCTGGTCAGCGACGGGTCCGACACACGTTGCAATCATTTGGAATGAGACACATCTGCTTGATACCGGCTTCGGTGTCAATTTACCGCTCGTTCCGGTTCCATTGAATGGGGAGACGGTTCATTCCGCAAGCGGTAGTTACCGAATTAGCAAAGGTGATGTTCTTGAAATGCTACGGACGGGACAAGCAGACTTTGCGACCGGTTACCGGTTCGATCGAGAGACAGCCATTACGACGGACGACTTATCAAAGATGGAACAGATCATCCAGCAGAGCGACGCTTCCCCGTTCAACAAGGGTCGTCTCGTCGCGATGCGGACGCCAAGCGGACAAAAGACGTTGACCGAACGGACGTTACGAATCGAAGACACGACGACGACCGAGTTACCGGTCGCAGGACCCGCTCAATTCGAGATGCTGTATAACACACACTTTTTAGGACAGGAGTAA
- a CDS encoding ABC transporter substrate-binding protein, with translation MRRKTWMTALTLLVLSSLMLAACSGQAEQTDQKTRTITHEAGKTKVPEKPKKVVALEFSFVDALDELGITPVGIAQENKTDVSGLLGKDISFTEVGTRQQPNLEVISSLQPDLIIGDFNRHKGIYKQLQEIAPTIILKSRNATYEENIDSFKTIAEAVGKTKQMDDRLALHEERLEAAKKKVDPNDDRKVMVGVFRADSLTAHGETSFDGELLEKIGIENAVTKTAEPTVTITLEQMVKWDPDVIFMAEADPKLLKEWKNNPLWNQITAVKNEEVYEVNRDLWTRYRGLDAAEQIVDEAIQLLQQK, from the coding sequence ATGAGACGGAAAACTTGGATGACAGCGTTGACGCTCCTCGTGTTGAGCAGTTTGATGCTTGCAGCTTGTTCAGGTCAAGCAGAACAAACAGATCAAAAGACGCGGACGATCACGCACGAAGCAGGAAAAACGAAGGTACCAGAAAAGCCGAAAAAGGTCGTCGCGCTCGAATTCTCATTCGTTGATGCACTAGACGAGCTCGGTATCACACCAGTCGGGATCGCACAAGAAAACAAGACCGATGTTTCCGGACTACTCGGAAAAGACATCTCGTTCACGGAAGTCGGTACACGCCAACAACCGAACCTTGAGGTGATCAGTTCTTTGCAGCCAGATTTAATTATCGGTGACTTCAATCGTCACAAAGGGATTTATAAACAATTACAGGAAATTGCACCGACGATCATCCTGAAGAGTCGCAATGCAACGTACGAAGAGAATATCGATTCGTTCAAGACGATTGCGGAAGCGGTCGGTAAAACAAAACAGATGGACGATCGTCTTGCGCTGCATGAAGAGCGGTTAGAGGCAGCAAAGAAAAAGGTTGATCCAAACGATGACCGGAAAGTCATGGTCGGTGTCTTCCGCGCTGATTCACTGACAGCACACGGTGAGACGTCGTTTGACGGTGAATTGCTCGAGAAGATCGGGATCGAGAATGCTGTTACAAAAACAGCGGAACCGACTGTGACGATCACGTTAGAGCAGATGGTCAAGTGGGATCCGGATGTCATCTTCATGGCGGAAGCCGATCCGAAACTGCTGAAGGAGTGGAAAAACAATCCGCTCTGGAATCAGATCACTGCGGTCAAGAACGAGGAAGTCTACGAAGTCAATCGTGACCTCTGGACACGCTATCGTGGTCTTGACGCTGCAGAACAGATCGTCGACGAAGCGATTCAATTACTACAACAGAAATAA
- a CDS encoding FecCD family ABC transporter permease — protein sequence MQRKRLIFVLLLLGCLAVYSSLFFGITQMNPIHLVQEWISGTTSKAGLVLTNLRLPRLLLGLLLGANLAVAGAIMQAVTRNPLASPQVFGVNAGASFLVVVSLLVFPSLGTANLIYFAFAGALVGGVLVFSFASVRGMTALKLALVGMAIHLLLTSLTKGLILFNDRITNVLYWLSGSLSDASWLELRIVLPWSLAGLLLAASLAKSLAVFQLGQDVAVGLGQKVTRIRLLAGISVVLLAGVTVAVAGAIGFIGLMVPHITRRLVGEDYRIVLPVSAVIGGLLLTYADVLARFIAYPYESPVGIVTSLLGAPFFLVLARRQMKGGLR from the coding sequence GTGCAGCGGAAACGTCTGATCTTCGTACTCCTATTACTCGGCTGCTTAGCAGTTTATAGTAGCTTGTTTTTTGGCATCACACAGATGAATCCGATTCACTTAGTTCAAGAGTGGATCAGTGGCACGACATCAAAAGCGGGACTCGTCTTGACGAATCTGCGTTTACCACGGCTCTTACTCGGATTGTTGCTCGGAGCGAATCTTGCCGTCGCGGGGGCGATCATGCAAGCCGTGACGCGTAATCCGCTTGCTTCGCCACAAGTGTTCGGGGTCAACGCTGGCGCATCGTTTCTCGTTGTCGTCAGTCTGCTTGTCTTTCCGTCGCTCGGAACGGCAAATCTAATCTATTTTGCTTTTGCTGGCGCCTTAGTCGGTGGAGTGCTTGTCTTTTCGTTCGCCTCCGTCCGCGGGATGACAGCGTTGAAACTCGCTCTCGTCGGGATGGCGATTCATCTCTTACTGACGTCACTGACGAAAGGCTTAATTCTGTTCAACGACCGGATCACAAACGTTTTGTACTGGTTGTCCGGTTCGCTCAGTGACGCGAGCTGGCTCGAACTTCGGATTGTCTTACCGTGGTCGCTTGCCGGATTGCTGCTTGCTGCGAGTCTTGCGAAATCGCTCGCTGTCTTCCAACTCGGACAAGACGTCGCGGTCGGTCTCGGTCAAAAAGTGACGCGGATTCGCTTGCTTGCCGGAATCAGCGTCGTCTTACTCGCAGGCGTCACCGTTGCCGTCGCTGGAGCGATCGGCTTCATCGGATTAATGGTTCCGCACATCACGCGGCGACTCGTCGGTGAAGATTACCGAATCGTCTTACCGGTATCTGCCGTCATCGGTGGACTTCTGTTGACGTATGCCGATGTCCTCGCGCGGTTCATCGCCTATCCGTATGAGTCACCGGTCGGCATCGTGACATCGCTACTCGGCGCACCATTCTTCCTTGTTCTGGCACGACGCCAGATGAAAGGGGGATTACGATGA
- a CDS encoding FecCD family ABC transporter permease, which produces MKDMRRILIVAVLVFCASFALLSVGSIQLSVMELWQSFFGGKDAFIVQNYRLPRTVLAFLAGASFAIAGVILQSVIRNPLISPDVIGVTNGASLFAVLTIALVPDGPLLLTPIAAFIGAALVMVALMMLERGGNVSRSSFALLGIAVSAICASGTEYLLIKFPLQTNDSLVWLAGSLFGKGWQEVLILAPVLVVIGAILFYRHRQLDVLSLSEEVSIGLGLPIQRTRHVFLALAVILAGVAVATVGAIGFIGLIAPHMARRLVGHKHLAVLPMALLLGGGLLVVADAIGRGIHPPLEVPAGLITAIIGVPYFLYLLRRERTA; this is translated from the coding sequence ATGAAAGACATGCGTCGGATCCTGATTGTAGCTGTCCTCGTGTTCTGCGCGAGTTTTGCTTTACTGTCGGTCGGCTCGATTCAATTATCGGTAATGGAACTATGGCAGTCGTTCTTTGGTGGGAAGGATGCTTTCATCGTCCAAAACTACCGCCTGCCGCGAACCGTTCTTGCCTTTTTAGCAGGTGCGAGTTTCGCCATAGCAGGAGTCATCTTACAGAGTGTCATCCGTAATCCATTGATTTCTCCGGACGTAATCGGTGTGACGAACGGTGCATCCTTGTTTGCCGTCTTGACGATCGCTCTCGTGCCGGATGGTCCGCTCTTGTTAACGCCAATCGCTGCTTTCATTGGTGCGGCGCTCGTCATGGTTGCCTTGATGATGCTTGAGCGGGGCGGGAATGTCTCCCGTAGTTCGTTTGCGTTGCTCGGGATTGCGGTCAGTGCGATCTGTGCTTCCGGGACGGAGTACCTGTTGATCAAGTTTCCACTTCAGACGAACGATTCGCTCGTCTGGCTCGCCGGGAGTCTGTTCGGGAAAGGGTGGCAGGAAGTGTTGATCTTAGCGCCCGTGCTCGTTGTGATTGGAGCGATCCTCTTCTATCGCCATCGTCAACTTGATGTCTTATCACTAAGTGAAGAAGTCAGTATCGGTCTCGGGTTACCGATCCAGCGGACGCGGCACGTTTTCTTAGCGCTCGCGGTTATTCTAGCTGGTGTTGCTGTCGCGACGGTCGGTGCGATTGGCTTCATCGGTCTGATTGCCCCACATATGGCGCGGCGTCTCGTCGGTCATAAGCATCTCGCTGTGTTGCCGATGGCGCTGTTGCTCGGCGGCGGGTTACTCGTCGTCGCGGATGCGATCGGTCGGGGGATTCATCCGCCGCTTGAAGTACCAGCCGGATTGATCACAGCAATCATCGGTGTACCGTATTTCCTGTATCTTTTACGGAGAGAACGGACGGCATGA
- a CDS encoding ABC transporter ATP-binding protein encodes MLALRATNLTKQYGNKTVVNQLNLEIEQGAIFGFLGQNGAGKSTFINMITGLVRPTSGTFELLGATNASLKDVRARIGVLPDYSTFYENFTALDHLKYFSKVLGLKTTTDELKQVLREVQLEDAIDMKTKNYSFGMKKKLGIAQALINRPDILFLDEPTSGVDANSILGIHTLIRKIAADGTTIFLTSHNLDEVEKLCTEIAIMQDGSIQTQGTMEELREQHQNNITVHVKHALLDNEMQLHLQSKLSTLAKDVNVSPTQSTFIVQSEQDIATINAYLVSQHIHIYRLEVEEASLEEIFLNLGTESRSA; translated from the coding sequence ATGTTAGCCCTTCGTGCCACCAATTTAACGAAACAATACGGCAACAAGACCGTCGTCAACCAGCTGAATCTCGAGATTGAGCAAGGGGCTATCTTCGGATTCCTTGGTCAAAATGGCGCCGGTAAATCAACATTCATTAATATGATCACTGGACTGGTCCGCCCGACGTCCGGGACGTTCGAGTTACTTGGAGCAACGAATGCTTCCTTAAAAGACGTCCGGGCACGCATTGGTGTCCTACCGGATTACTCGACCTTTTACGAAAATTTCACAGCACTTGATCACTTGAAGTATTTCAGTAAAGTCCTTGGCCTTAAGACAACGACGGACGAGTTGAAACAAGTCCTCCGTGAAGTACAACTCGAAGACGCGATTGATATGAAAACAAAGAACTATTCGTTCGGGATGAAAAAAAAGCTCGGCATCGCCCAAGCTTTAATCAATCGACCGGATATCTTGTTTTTAGATGAACCGACCTCTGGCGTCGATGCCAACTCGATTCTTGGCATCCATACCTTGATTCGTAAGATCGCTGCAGACGGAACGACGATTTTTCTAACGTCTCACAACTTGGACGAGGTCGAAAAATTGTGTACGGAAATCGCGATCATGCAAGATGGATCGATTCAAACGCAAGGTACGATGGAGGAGTTACGGGAACAGCATCAGAACAACATTACCGTTCACGTCAAACATGCGTTGCTCGACAATGAGATGCAACTACACTTGCAGTCCAAGTTGTCGACGCTTGCGAAAGACGTCAATGTCTCGCCTACTCAGTCAACGTTCATCGTCCAAAGTGAACAGGATATTGCGACGATCAATGCTTATCTTGTCTCACAACACATCCATATCTATCGACTCGAGGTAGAGGAAGCGTCTTTAGAAGAAATCTTCTTGAATCTAGGTACAGAAAGTCGCTCGGCATAA
- a CDS encoding ABC transporter permease, whose product MFAITLREFKSLFQSIRAILIIVVLFGVTIGSAKLVSQFKGQLSDLGLGNNAYIIGLMLLLFLAAPLFVTSISHSSVNKEIESKTIRFLATKTSRENIIFGKFLGNVSFWVLCLTVSLLLIVPFSKSFHFVDLIQSIIFVSYFIGLSLFLSTVVNNSSMTMFVGIFISIALPVIGMWSLLSKNVIVDTISYLTPYYYYTQENTAYTYLVLIHIAVFVMTSLIIFKRRDL is encoded by the coding sequence ATGTTTGCCATAACGCTTCGCGAATTCAAATCGCTTTTTCAAAGCATCCGTGCCATCCTCATCATTGTCGTCTTGTTCGGCGTGACGATTGGTTCCGCTAAACTCGTCAGTCAGTTCAAAGGACAACTCAGTGATCTTGGTCTAGGTAACAATGCGTATATCATCGGATTGATGTTACTTCTGTTCTTAGCTGCTCCCCTATTCGTAACGAGCATCTCCCACAGTAGCGTCAATAAAGAGATCGAGTCAAAGACGATTCGTTTCCTTGCGACGAAAACGTCCCGTGAGAACATCATTTTCGGTAAGTTTTTAGGAAACGTATCATTTTGGGTGCTCTGTCTGACAGTTTCCCTCTTATTGATCGTCCCGTTTTCAAAGTCGTTTCATTTCGTCGATTTGATTCAAAGCATCATCTTCGTCTCTTACTTCATCGGATTGTCGTTGTTTCTTTCAACTGTCGTTAATAATTCTTCGATGACGATGTTCGTCGGAATCTTCATCTCGATCGCGCTACCGGTCATCGGGATGTGGAGTCTTCTTTCGAAGAATGTCATCGTCGATACGATCTCTTACCTGACGCCGTATTACTACTATACACAAGAAAATACTGCCTACACTTACCTTGTCTTGATTCATATCGCTGTTTTCGTCATGACGAGTCTAATTATCTTTAAAAGGAGAGATCTCTGA
- a CDS encoding DUF4064 domain-containing protein, whose product MKRTTEYIFAVIGIVLFGSLCLGGFLLSGSIADHSGMKDLVDQFIRDENITDVTASQILTSFQQFFLYIGAVSLLCTLGGIFSIVRIRKSGSAGKLLIITAILVGIFTLLAGLFGSLAYLIAGITNVSKNKKLARQY is encoded by the coding sequence TTGAAAAGAACAACGGAATACATATTTGCTGTCATCGGTATCGTTTTGTTCGGCTCACTGTGTTTAGGAGGTTTCCTGTTATCTGGATCGATTGCGGATCACTCTGGAATGAAGGACTTGGTCGATCAATTCATTCGTGACGAGAACATCACGGACGTCACAGCTTCTCAAATCCTCACATCTTTCCAACAATTCTTCTTGTACATCGGCGCCGTCTCGCTCTTATGTACATTAGGAGGTATCTTCTCGATCGTCCGAATCCGCAAAAGTGGTTCTGCTGGAAAGCTATTGATCATTACGGCGATTCTCGTAGGCATCTTTACGTTACTCGCCGGGCTCTTCGGTTCACTCGCTTACTTGATTGCCGGTATCACCAATGTATCGAAGAACAAAAAGCTAGCACGGCAATATTAA
- a CDS encoding DUF2089 family protein, which translates to MKKEDVPDWILSLELEEVEFVKKFIVSSGSLKELAKHYDVSYPTVRIRVDRIIQKIEVNEKIENEPFITYIKQMAIEDRITIEDAKKIIEKYRLERGNNQ; encoded by the coding sequence ATGAAGAAAGAGGATGTTCCGGATTGGATTTTATCTCTAGAATTGGAAGAAGTGGAATTCGTAAAAAAATTCATTGTAAGCTCAGGTTCCTTGAAAGAACTAGCAAAACATTATGATGTCTCCTATCCGACCGTCCGAATTCGTGTCGATCGTATCATTCAGAAAATCGAAGTGAATGAGAAAATCGAGAATGAACCGTTCATCACATACATTAAACAAATGGCAATCGAGGATCGCATCACGATTGAGGATGCAAAAAAAATAATCGAAAAATATCGACTGGAGAGGGGGAACAACCAATGA
- a CDS encoding ABC transporter permease: MLKFIWNSWWRNKERFILLLVGVLIVSTGLSYLIGTTQANNGTVVDELQKRWGSSYDIVVRPEGSRSVTEDLKLLEPNYMSGLDGGITRKQYETIKKIADIEIAAPIAMIGYNQTLSSIGTHTIDQEGIYKLTIKDTQDTGLQNESSSGVTFLAAGWEPTGNAVKSGVSPLPLGKQPLYEYGSQVMIAGVDPEAEAALVGLDQATTKGAYSNYFSKEDQVTSFGEDGVQIPILLNNREYVDATRIYTYEKVELPSKEKSINDIVQHVEQKGGKEYLQSLPASGAKRYTITTQDVQKKLVNDILKHTLPTAEETNSNSFTWIALKPSPIDYRSIKSPYASRWPFTYQVQPKQVDQDSLLAKRSMYREARMFGKDSADWPKVNLNYIGVFDPKKLNISKDPLTELPMETYFPSKAQWVMDKNERPVNPVRDVKPTNDPYDFLTKPPSMLTTLDAAFKIRGDKAISAIRVNVKGVETMNADSEKKLQQVATEIEQKTGLITDVTLGSSPQLALTYLPGLKDESALGWVQQPWIKLGSSIAIFQEAKVGMSGIIASVIAVALVYVFSSNIILLYARKKEFAILLSLGWRPRQLSKLLFLEATLLGTLVVLIAWTILGSFWVTTDNPIAIGRILLIGLAGLLIYWGGTLVPMTLIRRIKPYESMRSGEVSKGRRFVRARSVLGMSINQLVTYWQRTLLSIVAIALPTSLFIFFLFITFRLKGVLYATWLGEYVALEVGTMHYVAMGVALLIAILTTTEIMWQNVNERKNQLAVLKATGWQDRQVRLLVLSEGMMTGLCAGVIGLLTALGMIGFVYGQFPVQELGFLSIMLLIPVITGVLGALLPAERAVRITPNAALGSIVENTQATERRFKWALGSIAASLCVGVASLFLFASTESSTTTPQSAPQQQTSGQKLKDLASETKASADKKTSNQDAALKKLMEKGVIQTYPGDPEATSELFYVKSLAPTPKELNLKEKTGYRYVTIPVFMHNSDTQSKGAYSTYRPGTFTLTSLDGKEYSTVDYVNHNEKAFKNGYQYFAPYKSLVDLVYQVPVDQKTFVLYATDESIPKDTTVKIELD; encoded by the coding sequence ATGCTTAAATTCATCTGGAACTCCTGGTGGCGCAACAAAGAACGATTCATCTTACTTCTCGTCGGTGTCCTAATCGTCAGTACCGGACTGAGCTATTTGATCGGAACGACGCAAGCCAATAACGGGACCGTCGTCGATGAACTGCAAAAGCGTTGGGGCTCTTCTTACGATATCGTCGTCCGACCAGAAGGTAGCCGGAGCGTGACGGAAGACTTGAAGTTACTCGAGCCAAACTATATGAGTGGTCTCGATGGTGGGATCACGCGCAAACAATATGAAACGATCAAAAAAATTGCTGACATCGAGATTGCTGCTCCGATCGCGATGATCGGTTATAACCAAACACTTTCGAGTATCGGTACGCATACGATCGATCAAGAAGGTATTTATAAACTGACGATTAAAGACACGCAAGATACTGGGTTACAAAACGAATCATCGAGTGGGGTCACCTTCTTAGCAGCAGGATGGGAACCTACAGGAAATGCAGTAAAATCAGGTGTGTCGCCCCTCCCCCTTGGAAAGCAGCCTCTATATGAATACGGGAGTCAGGTGATGATTGCGGGTGTTGATCCCGAAGCGGAGGCAGCACTCGTCGGTTTGGATCAAGCGACGACAAAAGGAGCCTATAGTAATTATTTTTCAAAAGAAGATCAAGTCACCTCGTTTGGTGAAGACGGTGTCCAAATTCCGATCTTGTTGAACAATCGTGAATATGTCGATGCGACACGCATTTACACGTACGAAAAGGTCGAGCTTCCATCGAAAGAAAAATCCATCAATGATATAGTACAACACGTTGAACAAAAAGGCGGAAAAGAATATTTACAGTCCTTACCTGCTAGCGGTGCTAAACGTTATACAATCACGACCCAAGATGTCCAGAAGAAACTCGTCAATGATATCTTAAAACACACGTTACCTACTGCTGAAGAGACGAACAGCAATTCCTTTACGTGGATCGCCTTAAAACCGTCCCCGATTGACTATCGCTCGATCAAAAGTCCTTATGCTTCACGTTGGCCGTTCACCTATCAAGTCCAACCGAAACAAGTCGACCAAGATTCCTTACTCGCTAAACGCAGCATGTACCGGGAAGCGAGGATGTTCGGAAAAGACAGCGCGGACTGGCCAAAAGTCAACTTGAACTATATCGGGGTCTTCGATCCAAAAAAGTTGAATATCTCGAAAGATCCGTTGACGGAACTACCGATGGAGACATACTTCCCGTCGAAAGCTCAGTGGGTGATGGACAAGAATGAACGTCCTGTCAATCCAGTTCGAGACGTCAAACCGACAAATGATCCGTACGATTTCTTGACAAAACCACCATCGATGCTGACGACGCTCGATGCCGCGTTCAAGATTCGTGGCGATAAAGCAATCTCTGCCATCCGCGTCAACGTCAAAGGCGTCGAGACGATGAACGCTGATAGCGAAAAGAAGCTCCAGCAAGTCGCAACAGAAATTGAACAAAAGACAGGCTTAATTACGGACGTGACACTTGGTTCCTCCCCGCAGCTTGCTTTGACCTATTTACCGGGTCTAAAAGACGAATCAGCGCTCGGCTGGGTTCAACAACCGTGGATCAAACTCGGGTCGTCGATCGCCATTTTCCAAGAAGCAAAAGTTGGGATGAGCGGCATCATCGCTAGTGTCATCGCCGTTGCACTCGTCTATGTCTTTAGCTCGAATATCATCTTGCTCTATGCTCGAAAAAAAGAGTTCGCGATTTTACTATCGCTCGGTTGGCGCCCGCGTCAGCTTTCGAAACTACTGTTCCTGGAAGCAACGCTACTCGGTACACTCGTCGTCTTGATTGCTTGGACGATTCTCGGTTCGTTCTGGGTCACGACGGACAATCCGATTGCAATCGGTCGGATTCTATTGATCGGTCTTGCTGGTTTACTCATTTACTGGGGTGGAACGCTCGTGCCGATGACGTTGATTCGTCGTATCAAACCATACGAAAGCATGCGTTCTGGCGAAGTTTCGAAAGGTCGCCGTTTCGTCCGTGCGCGTAGCGTCCTTGGGATGAGCATCAACCAGCTCGTCACCTACTGGCAACGGACATTACTGTCCATCGTCGCGATTGCCTTACCGACAAGTTTGTTCATCTTCTTCCTGTTCATCACGTTCCGCTTAAAAGGCGTCTTGTATGCAACATGGCTCGGCGAATATGTCGCGCTCGAAGTCGGTACGATGCATTATGTCGCAATGGGCGTCGCTCTACTGATCGCCATCCTGACGACGACCGAAATCATGTGGCAAAACGTTAATGAACGGAAGAATCAGCTCGCTGTCCTCAAAGCAACGGGTTGGCAAGACCGACAAGTTCGTTTACTCGTACTAAGTGAAGGGATGATGACGGGTCTCTGTGCTGGTGTAATCGGTCTTTTGACTGCACTTGGAATGATCGGTTTCGTTTACGGACAATTCCCGGTCCAAGAACTTGGTTTCCTTAGCATTATGCTCTTGATTCCGGTAATCACCGGCGTGTTAGGTGCCTTACTTCCCGCCGAGCGTGCCGTCCGGATCACACCGAATGCCGCACTCGGCAGCATCGTCGAGAATACACAGGCGACAGAACGGCGTTTCAAGTGGGCACTCGGATCCATCGCTGCTTCCTTATGTGTCGGGGTTGCGAGCCTGTTCTTGTTCGCCTCAACGGAATCCTCGACGACTACACCACAGAGTGCTCCTCAACAACAGACGAGCGGACAAAAACTAAAGGACTTGGCTTCGGAAACAAAAGCATCAGCTGACAAAAAAACAAGCAATCAAGATGCTGCACTTAAAAAACTAATGGAGAAAGGGGTCATCCAAACCTATCCGGGCGATCCGGAAGCAACATCTGAACTGTTTTACGTAAAATCACTCGCTCCGACGCCAAAAGAACTCAATCTAAAGGAAAAGACCGGATATCGCTATGTCACGATTCCAGTCTTCATGCACAACTCAGATACACAAAGTAAAGGTGCCTATTCAACTTACAGACCAGGAACATTTACGCTGACTTCGCTCGACGGCAAAGAATATTCCACTGTTGATTACGTCAATCACAATGAAAAAGCGTTCAAGAACGGCTATCAATATTTCGCCCCGTATAAGTCGCTTGTCGACTTAGTCTATCAAGTCCCTGTCGACCAAAAGACATTTGTTCTCTATGCAACAGACGAATCTATTCCAAAGGATACGACAGTAAAGATTGAACTCGATTAA